A DNA window from Rhipicephalus sanguineus isolate Rsan-2018 chromosome 8, BIME_Rsan_1.4, whole genome shotgun sequence contains the following coding sequences:
- the LOC125759483 gene encoding TNF receptor-associated factor 3-like yields the protein MPTQRHRYTLVGFSDELDWRELNFVEPIPWSNVCQACGLVTRVTALLPCRHVFCKKCYEQRLSNDGHCCPLDGHLVAADDIEWVDCPVHNLLKRKVKCWNEDRGCDIVLPASELNRHFCKDCDHHSTCCPRCSMVVRCNYVCTHLQSECRDHVMSVVSGSPPSNISGENALMMALNANIETRVGEMKERLDHLTNENNVQSNRLNEISHSMNAMRETLLGISNRTSALGSVASFSEAIHETLNDHGEKLEQLAGTISNSHEALKEGMERSLERLKEDTANCFKADLRQFCSGEGGALTVTIRKELEVAAKTIRQDCAQTVARIVEVKDCEKQTSPSEINSERTVALSRMNVKRHEFVVEGFRAMKKSVCSCGSASYWTEKKYISGHHLSTGVRFTKDGERVYLYPLIQLHKGVIDDVLQWPFKEKIRLIIKHPFHNKECRKEGVPFGHSCVF from the exons ATGCCTACTCAAAGGCATCGGTACACCTTGGTCGGTTTTTCTGACGAGTTGGACTGGAGAGAGTTGAACTTCGTGGAACCGATTCCATGGAGCAATGTTTGCCAAGCATGTGGACTGGTAACCAGAGTGACCGCACTCCTGCCTTGCCGACACGTTTTCTGCAAGAAGTGCTACGAACAGCGCCTGAGTAATGACGGGCATTGCTGTCCTCTCGATGGTCATCTGGTCGCGGCTGATGACATCGAATGGGTGGACTGTCCTGTGCACAACCTGCTCAAACGGAAG GTTAAGTGCTGGAACGAAGACCGAGGCTGCgacattgttttgcctgcatcGGAACTCAACAGGCACTTTTGCAAAGACTGTGACCACCACTCCACTTGCTGTCCGAGATGTTCGATGGTTGTACGGTGTAATTATGTGTGCACGCACTTGCAGAGCGAGTGCAGGGATCACGTGATGTCTGTGGTGTCCGGAAGTCCGCCAAGTAACATCTCTGGCGAAAACGCATTGATGATGGCTTTGAATGCAAATATAGAGACACGAGTAGGTGAAATGAAAGAGAGACTAGACCACCTTACAAATGAAAACAACGTCCAAAGTAACCGCCTTAATGAGATTTCACATAGCATGAACGCAATGAGAGAAACGCTGCTTGGGATATCAAACAGAACTAGCGCACTAGGCAGCGTTGCGTCCTTCTCAGAAGCAATTCATGAAACTCTAAATGATCACGGTGAAAAGTTGGAGCAGCTTGCAGGAACAATAAGCAATTCACACGAAGCACTTAAGGAAGGCATGGAGCGAAGTTTGGAACGCCTCAAAGAAGACACAGCAAACTGTTTCAAAGCTGACTTAAGACaattttgtagtggtgagggtgGTGCACTGACGGTAACCATTCGAAAAGAGTTGGAGGTTGCCGCGAAAACTATCCGCCAAGACTGCGCACAAACTGTCGCCAGGATTGTTGAAGTAAAGGACTGCGAGAAGCAAACCAGTCCAAGTGAAATAAATTCTGAAAGAACAGTAGCTCTAAGCAGAATGAATGTCAAGCGACACGAATTCGTTGTAGAGGGATTCAGAGCCATGAAAAAGAGCGTTTGCTCATGTGGATCTGCTTCTTATTGGACGGAAAAAAAGTACATCTCTGGCCATCACCTGTCGACAGGCGTACGTTTTACGAAAGACGGAGAGCGTGTTTACCTGTACCCTCTCATTCAGCTGCACAAAGGAGTGATCGACGACGTTCTTCAATGGCCGTTCAAAGAAAAGATTCGGCTGATCATTAAACACCCATTTCATAACAAAGAGTGCAGAAAGGAGGGAGTACCCTTCGGGCATTCCTGCGTGTTTTAA